One genomic region from Geoalkalibacter sp. encodes:
- the larC gene encoding nickel pincer cofactor biosynthesis protein LarC yields the protein MKTLYLDPFAGISGDMFLGLLLDLGVSIATLEEALAALPVSGWRLRAQPERRQGIAGTRLLVETEESHHHRTWQDIDKMLAAAGLPPETAALARRIFRRIGAAEAKIHGIALEEVHFHEVGALDSIVDIVGAAAGLLALGVDQVICAPLPLSQGFVRCAHGNFPLPAPATLEILRGAPVMDGRCEFELVTPTGAAIAAEVARFGALPPMRVLRSGYGVGTRQLADRPNLLRGILGESCADGGDRDQVEVLETHLDDSNPEWLGALMEDLLAAGALDVAYLPLQMKKNRPGVGVRVIAAPKDGATLAERLLRACSAIGVRRQVAERFKLEREAAEVETPLGPAAVKLLRRDGKLLRVSAEYESCRRLAQASGRPLPEVYRLVERAADDFFRDRE from the coding sequence ATGAAAACCCTCTATCTTGATCCCTTCGCCGGCATCTCCGGCGACATGTTTCTCGGTCTGCTTCTTGATCTCGGGGTGAGTATCGCCACTCTGGAAGAGGCCCTGGCCGCCCTGCCCGTGAGCGGCTGGCGGCTACGCGCCCAACCGGAGCGCCGCCAGGGCATCGCCGGCACGCGTCTGCTGGTCGAAACCGAGGAAAGCCATCATCACCGCACCTGGCAGGACATCGACAAGATGCTGGCCGCCGCCGGCCTCCCCCCGGAGACGGCGGCCCTGGCACGGCGCATCTTTCGCCGCATCGGCGCGGCCGAGGCCAAAATCCACGGCATCGCCCTGGAGGAGGTGCACTTCCATGAAGTCGGCGCCCTTGATTCCATCGTCGACATCGTCGGCGCCGCCGCCGGCCTTCTCGCCCTGGGCGTCGACCAGGTGATCTGCGCCCCCCTGCCCCTGAGTCAGGGCTTTGTGCGCTGCGCCCACGGCAATTTCCCCCTGCCGGCGCCGGCGACGCTGGAAATTCTGCGGGGCGCGCCGGTCATGGACGGCCGCTGTGAATTCGAGTTGGTCACCCCGACGGGCGCGGCGATTGCCGCCGAGGTCGCCCGCTTCGGCGCGCTGCCGCCCATGCGCGTGCTGCGCAGCGGCTATGGCGTGGGCACCCGCCAACTTGCCGATCGCCCCAACCTGCTGCGCGGCATCCTCGGCGAAAGCTGCGCTGACGGCGGCGACCGGGATCAGGTCGAGGTGCTCGAAACCCATCTCGACGACAGCAATCCGGAATGGCTCGGCGCGCTCATGGAGGATCTGCTCGCCGCCGGCGCCCTGGATGTCGCCTACCTGCCTTTGCAGATGAAGAAGAACCGTCCCGGCGTCGGCGTGCGCGTCATCGCCGCCCCGAAAGACGGCGCGACGCTGGCCGAACGCCTGCTGCGCGCGTGCAGCGCCATCGGCGTGCGCCGCCAGGTCGCCGAGCGCTTCAAGCTGGAGCGCGAAGCGGCCGAGGTCGAGACCCCCCTGGGCCCGGCGGCGGTCAAGCTGCTGCGCCGCGATGGCAAGCTGCTGCGCGTGAGCGCCGAGTACGAAAGTTGCCGCCGTCTCGCCCAGGCCAGCGGTCGGCCCCTGCCCGAGGTGTACCGGCTGGTGGAGCGCGCCGCCGACGACTTTTTCAGGGATCGGGAATGA
- the larB gene encoding nickel pincer cofactor biosynthesis protein LarB has product MNSTELKELLGALQEGRVSLDQALERLQRLPFEDIGVAMIDHHRELRQGAPEVVFGEGKSSAQREDIVARRQERGGNILLTRLDAAKGAALLALHPAGSFDPDGRTFTLVQKAVPTAGRGTIVVVAAGTSDLPVAREAAVTARLLGHPVEELVDVGVAGLHRLFARAEVLRRAAVIIVVAGMEGALPSVVGGLVAAPVIAVPTSVGYGAAFGGVAALLGMLNSCAAGVTVVNIDNGFGAAFAAHRINRGEAP; this is encoded by the coding sequence ATGAACAGCACCGAACTCAAGGAACTGCTCGGCGCCCTGCAGGAGGGGCGCGTCAGCCTCGACCAGGCCCTGGAACGCTTGCAGCGCCTGCCCTTCGAGGACATCGGCGTGGCCATGATCGATCACCACCGCGAATTGCGCCAGGGCGCGCCCGAGGTGGTCTTCGGCGAGGGCAAGAGCAGCGCCCAACGCGAAGACATCGTCGCGCGCAGGCAGGAGCGCGGCGGCAACATCCTCCTCACCCGCCTCGACGCGGCCAAGGGCGCGGCACTGCTCGCCCTCCATCCCGCAGGCAGTTTCGACCCCGACGGCCGCACCTTCACCCTGGTGCAAAAGGCGGTGCCGACGGCCGGGCGCGGCACCATCGTGGTGGTCGCCGCAGGGACCTCCGATCTGCCCGTGGCCCGCGAGGCCGCCGTCACCGCCCGGCTCCTCGGCCATCCCGTGGAGGAACTGGTGGATGTGGGCGTCGCCGGCCTGCATCGGCTGTTCGCCCGCGCCGAAGTCTTGCGGCGCGCCGCGGTGATCATCGTCGTGGCCGGCATGGAAGGGGCGCTGCCCTCGGTGGTCGGCGGCCTGGTGGCGGCACCGGTCATCGCCGTGCCGACTTCGGTGGGCTACGGCGCGGCCTTCGGCGGGGTGGCGGCGCTGCTCGGCATGCTCAACTCCTGCGCGGCGGGCGTCACCGTGGTCAACATCGACAACGGCTTCGGCGCGGCCTTTGCCGCTCACCGCATCAACCGCGGCGAGGCCCCATGA
- a CDS encoding type IV toxin-antitoxin system AbiEi family antitoxin: MANRKDQDQDIIELCMASLHALPGCRPAYAPAPGTAAGGTLVLSGPWGECRYQVRVVARLTPLAAQLIMHQAPTAGGEPLLLLADFVSERLAAQLRGAGIAFLDTAGNASLHQSALLVEISGRKRRVRPARTSRGFQPSGLRLIHLLLRKPEALNWTYRRLAEEAGLALGAVGPVLKELAARGFSLEDETGKRRLRNRLDLFRRWEIGYLERLRPKLLVEHCRPAGDLGLAALPDLIRQQNLHGQIQIGGELGAALALEGSRPRRASLHVKGDPLAIMLRLRLVPDPEGEVVLLQALGGRAAPHGERLTLADPLLLHAELLAAGDAGDALAAQIYERFLARHLQQRDVAASAERFP, translated from the coding sequence ATGGCCAACCGCAAGGACCAGGATCAGGACATCATCGAGCTGTGCATGGCCTCCCTGCATGCCCTGCCGGGTTGCCGACCGGCGTATGCCCCGGCGCCGGGCACGGCCGCGGGCGGCACGCTCGTCCTGAGCGGACCCTGGGGTGAGTGCCGCTACCAGGTGCGGGTGGTGGCGCGCCTCACGCCCCTCGCCGCGCAACTGATCATGCACCAGGCCCCGACAGCGGGGGGTGAGCCCCTGCTGCTGCTCGCCGATTTCGTCTCCGAGCGCCTCGCCGCCCAACTACGGGGGGCGGGAATCGCCTTTCTCGACACCGCGGGCAACGCCTCCCTGCATCAGAGCGCCCTGCTCGTCGAAATCAGCGGCCGCAAGCGCCGTGTCCGCCCGGCTCGCACCAGCCGCGGCTTTCAACCCTCGGGCCTGCGCCTCATCCACCTGCTGCTGCGCAAGCCCGAAGCCCTCAACTGGACCTACCGCCGCCTGGCGGAGGAAGCGGGGCTGGCGCTGGGGGCGGTCGGTCCGGTGCTCAAGGAACTCGCCGCGCGCGGCTTCAGCCTGGAGGACGAAACCGGCAAGCGCCGCCTGCGCAACCGCCTCGACCTGTTTCGGCGCTGGGAAATCGGCTACCTGGAGCGGCTGCGCCCCAAGCTGCTCGTGGAGCACTGTCGGCCCGCGGGCGACCTCGGCCTCGCCGCCCTGCCGGATTTGATCCGCCAGCAGAATCTGCACGGGCAGATCCAGATCGGCGGCGAACTGGGCGCCGCCCTGGCCCTGGAAGGCAGCCGGCCCCGCCGGGCGAGTCTGCACGTCAAGGGCGATCCCCTGGCCATCATGCTGCGGCTGCGGCTGGTCCCCGATCCCGAGGGCGAGGTGGTTCTGTTGCAGGCCCTGGGCGGGCGCGCCGCGCCGCACGGCGAGCGGCTCACCCTGGCCGATCCCCTGCTGCTGCACGCCGAGCTGCTGGCGGCGGGCGACGCGGGCGACGCCCTGGCCGCGCAAATCTATGAGCGCTTTCTCGCGCGCCATCTGCAACAGCGCGATGTCGCGGCGAGCGCGGAAAGGTTTCCATGA
- a CDS encoding DNA translocase FtsK, which yields MSKDDKKTLGSVLQKEISGLLWLAAGVLLLLFLISFSNADPSFNNNLHPEKIANFGGRFGAHLADLLYQAVGLPALLLPLACLLVAWRLLKLRDVRFRPYKACAFAGLLLSLAGLLGLGFDQVSLFGQTINEAGGGVGRILADSLAGWFNPSGAAVVLSVFFLVSLILSTRFSLVLFLSGHLDRFGQGLEERRMRRAARQEQKAREKGERLEKGPLIQAPAPRPAPVAARLNPKKKKQEEQERQAAFEFLEPSGTYHRPPLALLDHEGGAAPLIDRESLMANARLLENKLKDFGVEGEVVEVKPGPVVTMYEFAPAPGVKVNKIAGLSDDLSMALRALSIRIVAPIPGRGVVGIEIPNRERETVWLKDIIEADAFQKAGGRLPMALGKDIFGGTVVADLAKMPHLLVAGSTGSGKSVSINTMILSLLYRATPEDVRIIMVDPKMLELSIYEGIPHLLLPVVTNPKKAALALNWAVREMERRYRLMADKGVRNIEGYNKKLAREEKDKAEQKAQGTLVVESVEAPEEELPVVEPIAGEELEHGHLPYIVVIVDELADLMMVAGREIEEAIARLAQMARAAGIHLILATQRPSVDVITGLIKANFPTRISFKVFSRIDSRTILDSMGAETLLGMGDMLFLPPGTGALQRVHGAFVSELEVQRVVDFLKKQGTPEYDKSILEAPPSADGGGEEDMELDEKWDEALALVAETRQASISMLQRRLRVGYNRAARMIEKMEQDGIIGPSDGTSRPREVFINRIEP from the coding sequence ATGAGCAAGGACGACAAAAAAACCCTGGGGAGCGTGCTGCAAAAAGAGATCAGCGGACTGCTGTGGCTGGCCGCCGGCGTGCTGCTGCTGCTGTTCCTGATCTCCTTCAGCAACGCCGACCCGTCCTTCAACAACAATCTGCACCCGGAGAAAATCGCCAATTTCGGCGGCCGCTTCGGCGCGCATCTCGCCGATCTGCTCTACCAGGCGGTGGGCCTGCCCGCCCTGCTGCTGCCCCTGGCCTGTCTGCTGGTGGCCTGGCGCCTGCTCAAGCTGCGCGATGTGCGTTTTCGTCCCTACAAGGCCTGCGCCTTTGCCGGCCTTCTGCTTTCCCTGGCGGGCCTGCTCGGCCTGGGTTTTGATCAGGTCTCGCTCTTCGGCCAGACCATCAACGAAGCTGGGGGCGGCGTCGGCCGCATTCTCGCCGACAGCCTCGCCGGCTGGTTCAATCCGAGCGGCGCCGCCGTGGTGCTGAGCGTCTTTTTTCTCGTTTCCCTGATCCTCTCCACGCGCTTTTCCCTGGTGCTGTTTCTCTCCGGACACCTCGATCGTTTCGGACAAGGCCTCGAAGAGCGCCGCATGCGCCGCGCGGCGCGCCAGGAACAAAAAGCCCGGGAAAAGGGCGAGCGCCTGGAAAAAGGCCCGCTCATCCAGGCGCCCGCGCCGCGCCCCGCGCCCGTCGCCGCGCGTCTCAACCCCAAGAAGAAGAAGCAGGAGGAACAGGAGCGCCAGGCGGCCTTTGAATTCCTCGAACCCTCGGGCACCTACCACCGCCCGCCCCTGGCACTGCTCGACCATGAGGGCGGCGCGGCGCCACTCATCGATCGCGAATCGCTCATGGCCAATGCGCGCCTGCTGGAAAACAAACTCAAGGATTTCGGCGTCGAGGGCGAGGTGGTGGAGGTCAAGCCGGGGCCGGTGGTGACCATGTACGAATTCGCGCCGGCGCCGGGCGTCAAGGTCAACAAGATCGCCGGGCTCTCCGATGATCTGTCCATGGCCCTGCGCGCCCTCTCCATCCGCATCGTCGCGCCCATTCCCGGCCGCGGCGTGGTGGGCATCGAGATTCCCAACCGCGAGCGCGAGACCGTGTGGCTCAAGGACATCATCGAGGCCGATGCCTTTCAGAAAGCCGGGGGGCGGCTGCCCATGGCCCTGGGCAAGGACATCTTCGGCGGCACCGTGGTCGCCGATCTGGCCAAGATGCCCCACCTGCTGGTGGCCGGCTCCACGGGCAGCGGCAAGTCGGTGTCCATCAACACCATGATTCTCTCCCTGCTCTACCGGGCGACGCCCGAGGACGTGCGCATCATCATGGTCGACCCCAAGATGCTCGAACTCTCCATTTATGAAGGCATCCCCCATCTGCTGCTGCCGGTGGTGACCAACCCCAAGAAGGCGGCCCTGGCCCTCAACTGGGCGGTGCGCGAGATGGAGCGGCGCTACCGGCTGATGGCCGACAAGGGCGTGCGCAACATCGAGGGCTACAACAAGAAACTGGCCCGCGAGGAAAAGGACAAGGCCGAGCAGAAGGCGCAGGGAACCCTGGTGGTGGAGAGCGTCGAGGCGCCCGAGGAGGAACTGCCGGTGGTCGAACCCATCGCCGGGGAGGAACTCGAGCACGGCCATCTGCCCTACATCGTCGTCATCGTCGATGAGCTCGCCGACCTGATGATGGTGGCCGGGCGCGAGATCGAGGAAGCCATCGCGCGCCTCGCCCAGATGGCGCGCGCCGCCGGCATCCACCTGATCCTGGCCACCCAACGCCCCTCCGTCGATGTCATCACCGGCCTCATCAAGGCCAACTTCCCCACGCGCATCTCCTTCAAGGTGTTCTCGCGCATCGACTCGCGCACCATCCTCGATTCCATGGGCGCCGAAACCCTGCTCGGCATGGGCGACATGCTCTTTCTGCCGCCGGGCACCGGCGCCCTGCAGCGCGTCCACGGCGCTTTCGTCAGCGAACTCGAGGTGCAGCGCGTGGTGGATTTTCTCAAGAAGCAGGGCACGCCCGAGTACGACAAGTCGATTCTCGAAGCCCCTCCGTCCGCGGATGGCGGCGGCGAGGAAGACATGGAACTGGACGAGAAATGGGACGAGGCCCTGGCCCTGGTCGCCGAGACCCGCCAGGCCTCCATCTCCATGCTCCAGCGCCGCCTGCGCGTCGGCTACAACCGCGCCGCGCGCATGATCGAGAAAATGGAGCAGGACGGCATCATCGGGCCCTCCGACGGCACCAGCCGGCCGCGCGAGGTGTTCATCAACCGCATCGAGCCTTAG
- a CDS encoding undecaprenyl-diphosphate phosphatase, with product MTLLQALFLGLLQGVTEFLPVSSSGHLAIAQHFLDGFEQPGVLFDVMLHVGTMVAVIIYFWRDIQAIAVSPFRRGGDSGVHRKMLLLILVGSVPTALIGLSFKDFFEGLFDNMTVVSSMLLVTGTLLFVSERFRRGTRKQGQLTLGDALVVGTVQGLAIIPGISRSGSTIAALLLKGVDGETAARFSFLLALPAVFGAALLSLRHFSAVPAGELPLYLAGTAMAFVSGYLSIRFLLAVIRRRRLFAFALYCWAAGALFLTISL from the coding sequence ATGACCCTTTTGCAAGCCCTGTTTCTCGGCCTCCTGCAGGGAGTGACCGAATTTCTGCCCGTTTCGTCCTCGGGCCATCTGGCCATCGCCCAGCATTTTCTCGACGGCTTCGAGCAGCCGGGCGTTCTGTTCGATGTCATGCTGCACGTCGGCACCATGGTGGCGGTCATCATTTATTTCTGGCGCGACATCCAGGCCATCGCCGTCTCGCCCTTTCGCCGCGGCGGGGATTCGGGGGTGCATCGCAAAATGCTGCTGCTGATCCTTGTCGGCTCCGTGCCCACCGCCCTGATCGGGTTGAGCTTCAAGGATTTTTTTGAAGGGCTGTTCGACAATATGACGGTGGTGTCATCCATGCTGCTGGTCACCGGCACCCTGCTCTTCGTTTCGGAGCGCTTCCGCCGCGGCACCCGCAAGCAGGGGCAGCTGACCCTGGGCGACGCCCTGGTGGTCGGCACGGTGCAGGGCCTGGCCATCATCCCCGGCATCAGCCGCTCGGGCTCGACCATCGCCGCCCTGCTGCTCAAAGGCGTCGATGGCGAAACCGCCGCGCGCTTTTCTTTTTTGCTGGCCCTGCCGGCGGTGTTCGGCGCGGCGCTCCTGTCCCTGCGCCACTTCTCGGCGGTGCCCGCCGGGGAGCTGCCTTTGTATCTGGCCGGCACCGCCATGGCCTTTGTTTCCGGCTATCTGTCGATTCGCTTTCTGCTGGCCGTCATCCGCCGTCGCCGGCTGTTCGCCTTCGCCCTTTACTGCTGGGCGGCCGGCGCGCTGTTTCTGACGATTTCTCTTTGA
- a CDS encoding ribonuclease J produces MSERLELQPAEVRLFALGGLGEIGLNMMVLESGSELLLIDCGLMFPEAYMLGIDLVLPDIAPIRGRIKDIRALVLTHGHEDHIGAIPYLLPQLGFPPIHGTGLTLGLLRNKLEEHGLLNRAKLHQVRVPEEVALGAFSVEFFRVTHSIVDGAGLAIRTPAGLIVHTGDFKLDNTPVDGSRTDLARLAGYGDEGVLLLLSDSTNVERPGMTLSERVVGDAFAEILPQCRQLVLVSTFSSNIHRVQQAVDAALACGRKVLLHGRSMVANCAVARQLGYLRIPDAALIDLRDLRDLPRREVMVITTGSQAEPLSALMRIAMADHKQLELEPGDTVILSSKFIPGNEKAISNLINHLYRRGAEVFYETTSEIHVSGHASQEELKLMLALTRPRYFVPIHGEYRHLMRHAQLARAMGVPPDYVRVLDNGQPLVVGPNGLRLEPRVESGRVLVDGKGVGDVGAMELRDRRHLANHGLVMAILAVNQKSGEILYGPEVFTRGFIPEENSGAYLEEMRQVIRQVLHEHSLEAIAEWEELRVEVRKALRRFFNRTIQRRPLIVPVILEL; encoded by the coding sequence ATGAGCGAGAGACTCGAATTGCAGCCCGCCGAGGTGCGACTGTTCGCCCTGGGCGGCCTGGGCGAAATCGGCCTGAACATGATGGTTCTCGAAAGCGGCTCGGAGTTGCTGCTCATCGACTGCGGCCTGATGTTCCCCGAGGCCTACATGCTGGGCATCGACCTGGTGCTGCCCGACATCGCCCCGATTCGCGGCCGGATCAAGGATATTCGCGCCCTGGTGCTGACCCACGGCCACGAGGATCACATCGGCGCCATCCCCTATCTGCTGCCGCAACTGGGTTTTCCACCCATCCACGGCACCGGCCTGACCCTGGGGCTGCTGCGCAACAAGCTCGAGGAGCACGGCCTGCTGAACCGCGCCAAGCTGCATCAGGTGCGTGTTCCCGAAGAGGTCGCCCTGGGCGCTTTTTCCGTGGAGTTTTTCCGCGTCACCCATTCCATCGTCGACGGCGCGGGTCTGGCCATCCGCACTCCGGCGGGGCTCATCGTCCACACGGGTGACTTCAAGCTGGACAACACCCCGGTGGACGGCAGCCGCACCGATCTGGCGCGCCTCGCCGGCTACGGCGACGAGGGGGTGCTGCTGCTTCTCTCCGACTCGACCAACGTCGAGCGTCCGGGCATGACCCTCTCCGAGCGGGTGGTGGGCGATGCCTTTGCCGAGATTCTGCCCCAGTGCCGACAACTGGTGCTGGTCTCGACCTTTTCCTCCAACATCCATCGCGTCCAGCAGGCGGTGGACGCGGCTCTCGCCTGCGGGCGCAAGGTGCTGCTGCACGGCCGCAGCATGGTGGCCAACTGCGCCGTGGCGCGCCAGCTCGGGTATCTGCGCATCCCCGACGCGGCGCTCATCGATCTGCGCGATCTGCGCGATCTGCCGCGTCGGGAGGTCATGGTCATCACCACCGGCAGCCAGGCCGAGCCCCTCTCGGCCCTGATGCGCATCGCCATGGCCGACCACAAACAGCTTGAACTCGAGCCCGGCGATACGGTGATTCTGTCCTCCAAGTTCATCCCCGGCAACGAGAAGGCGATCAGCAACCTGATCAACCATCTCTACCGGCGCGGCGCCGAGGTGTTCTACGAGACCACCAGTGAAATCCACGTGTCGGGCCACGCCAGCCAGGAGGAACTCAAGCTGATGCTGGCCCTGACCCGGCCGCGCTATTTCGTGCCGATTCACGGCGAATACCGCCATCTGATGCGTCACGCGCAGCTGGCGCGCGCCATGGGGGTGCCGCCGGACTACGTCCGGGTGCTCGACAACGGCCAACCGCTGGTGGTGGGGCCCAACGGCCTGCGCCTGGAACCGCGGGTGGAAAGCGGCCGGGTGCTGGTCGACGGCAAGGGGGTGGGCGATGTGGGCGCCATGGAGCTGCGCGACCGCCGCCATCTGGCCAACCACGGCCTGGTCATGGCGATCCTGGCCGTCAACCAGAAAAGCGGCGAAATCCTCTACGGACCCGAAGTTTTTACCCGCGGCTTCATTCCCGAGGAAAACAGCGGCGCCTACCTGGAGGAAATGCGCCAGGTCATCCGCCAGGTGCTCCACGAGCACAGCCTGGAGGCCATCGCCGAATGGGAGGAGCTGCGCGTCGAGGTGCGCAAGGCCCTGCGCCGCTTCTTCAACCGCACCATCCAGCGCCGCCCGCTGATCGTGCCGGTCATTCTGGAATTGTAA
- a CDS encoding lysophospholipid acyltransferase family protein: MLRTLFFLAGFFPWTLFVLLAGLPLSLLGPDTLHHWAHLWARGSLWLAGVKVRCAGAEHLRPGAAVVYMPNHQSNFDILALLACIRPPFRWLAKKELFAIPLFGTAMRRAGCIAVDRADHQSAMASMDEAARRIRAGEAVMIFPEGTRSLNGRLQPFKKGGFVTAIKAQAPIVPIAITGSGSILPKHARCLRPGTIAVTVLPPIDTRAMSLDDRDLLMERVRQNLENILPAAEAEAT, translated from the coding sequence ATGTTGCGAACCCTGTTTTTCCTGGCCGGCTTTTTCCCCTGGACGCTTTTCGTGCTGCTGGCCGGCCTGCCCCTCTCGCTGCTGGGTCCCGACACTCTCCATCACTGGGCGCATCTCTGGGCGCGCGGCAGCCTGTGGTTGGCCGGCGTCAAGGTGCGCTGCGCGGGCGCGGAGCACCTGCGTCCCGGCGCGGCGGTGGTATACATGCCCAACCATCAAAGCAATTTCGACATCCTCGCCCTGCTCGCCTGTATCCGCCCGCCCTTTCGCTGGCTGGCCAAGAAGGAGCTCTTCGCCATCCCGCTGTTCGGCACGGCCATGCGCCGCGCGGGCTGCATCGCCGTGGATCGCGCCGATCACCAGAGCGCCATGGCCAGCATGGACGAGGCGGCGCGCCGCATCCGCGCCGGTGAGGCGGTCATGATTTTCCCCGAGGGGACGCGCTCGTTGAACGGGCGCCTGCAACCCTTCAAGAAAGGCGGCTTCGTCACGGCCATCAAGGCCCAGGCACCCATCGTGCCCATCGCCATCACCGGCAGCGGCTCCATCTTGCCCAAGCATGCCCGCTGCCTGCGTCCGGGCACCATCGCCGTCACCGTTCTGCCGCCCATCGACACCCGCGCCATGAGTCTCGACGACCGCGATCTGCTCATGGAGCGGGTCCGCCAAAACCTCGAGAACATTCTTCCGGCGGCGGAAGCGGAAGCGACATGA
- a CDS encoding single-stranded DNA-binding protein, with the protein MSINKVILVGNLGKDPELRYTPSGVPVATFSLATSERFKNKDGQMQDKTEWHNIVAWRQLAEICGKYLHKGKQVYIEGKIQTRKYQDRDGNDRYITEIVADQMQMLGGRGEEGGGYAPSQRGDFAPRGENRPAGGGAPKKEPSYSDFEEPPFNPDDEIPF; encoded by the coding sequence ATGTCCATCAACAAGGTGATTCTGGTCGGCAATCTGGGCAAGGACCCCGAGTTGCGCTACACGCCGTCCGGCGTGCCGGTGGCGACCTTTTCCCTGGCGACCAGCGAGCGCTTCAAGAATAAAGACGGCCAGATGCAGGACAAGACCGAGTGGCACAACATCGTCGCCTGGCGCCAGCTGGCCGAGATTTGCGGCAAGTATCTGCACAAGGGCAAGCAGGTCTATATCGAGGGCAAGATCCAGACCCGCAAGTACCAGGATCGCGACGGCAACGACCGCTACATCACCGAAATCGTCGCCGACCAGATGCAGATGCTCGGCGGGCGCGGCGAGGAAGGCGGCGGCTACGCGCCGAGCCAGCGCGGCGACTTCGCGCCTCGCGGCGAAAACCGTCCGGCGGGCGGCGGCGCGCCGAAAAAGGAACCCAGCTACAGCGACTTCGAAGAGCCGCCCTTCAATCCCGACGATGAAATTCCCTTTTGA
- the rplU gene encoding 50S ribosomal protein L21, producing the protein MYAVIKTGGKQYKVSEGDLVKVEKLVGAVGDTIELGEVLMVGGEEVKIGTPLLQGAKVKAQIVEQDKDKKILVFKMRRRKNQRKLNGHRQPITRLKITGIEA; encoded by the coding sequence ATGTACGCGGTTATCAAGACCGGAGGCAAGCAGTACAAAGTTTCCGAAGGCGACCTGGTGAAGGTCGAGAAGCTCGTGGGTGCGGTGGGCGATACCATCGAACTCGGCGAAGTCCTCATGGTCGGCGGTGAAGAGGTCAAAATCGGAACACCTCTGCTGCAGGGCGCCAAGGTGAAAGCGCAGATCGTCGAGCAGGACAAGGACAAGAAGATCCTGGTCTTCAAGATGAGGCGGCGCAAAAACCAGCGCAAGTTGAACGGGCACCGCCAACCCATTACCCGCCTGAAGATCACGGGCATTGAAGCTTAA
- the rpmA gene encoding 50S ribosomal protein L27, whose translation MAHKKGVGSSRNGRDSAGKRLGVKRFGGEQVTAGSILVRQRGTTFHAGENVGVGKDYTLFALIDGVVKFERKDRDRKKISVYAA comes from the coding sequence ATGGCTCACAAAAAAGGGGTCGGCAGTTCCCGCAACGGCCGCGACAGTGCGGGCAAGCGTCTCGGCGTCAAGCGTTTCGGCGGCGAGCAGGTGACCGCCGGATCGATTCTGGTGCGTCAGCGCGGCACCACCTTCCATGCCGGTGAAAACGTCGGCGTGGGCAAGGACTACACCCTGTTCGCCCTCATCGACGGCGTGGTGAAGTTCGAGCGCAAGGACCGCGACCGCAAGAAGATCAGCGTTTACGCCGCCTGA
- the obgE gene encoding GTPase ObgE, whose translation MHFVDEVKIHVKAGDGGRGCLSFRREKFIPKGGPDGGDGGEGGDVYFLVDSNLSTLMDFRYKVHYKAERGGHGMGKNMHGKNGESLIIRVPPGTLVYDADTDELLADLTTPGEQRLLLKGGRGGRGNARFATSTNRAPRHVQPGTPGEERSLRLELKLLADVGLVGLPNAGKSTLISAVSAARPKIADYPFTTLVPNLGVVAYGGFKSFVMADIPGLIEGAAEGHGLGTRFLRHVERTDLILHLLDLLTPEEQTPEGHFDLINRELARYSPELAQKPQMVVLTKIDVTEVRALLPRYLAYFRERGLPVFAVSAVSGEGIAQLVAAVGAELEERRRALAEAAGDALLDSDPPHG comes from the coding sequence ATGCATTTCGTCGACGAAGTCAAAATTCACGTCAAGGCCGGCGACGGCGGGCGCGGCTGCCTGTCCTTCCGCCGCGAGAAGTTCATTCCCAAGGGCGGGCCCGACGGCGGCGACGGCGGCGAGGGCGGCGATGTCTATTTTCTGGTGGACAGCAACCTCTCGACCCTCATGGACTTTCGCTACAAGGTGCACTACAAGGCCGAGCGCGGCGGGCACGGCATGGGCAAGAACATGCACGGCAAGAACGGCGAAAGTCTCATCATTCGCGTGCCGCCCGGCACTCTGGTCTATGACGCCGACACTGACGAACTGCTGGCGGATCTGACCACCCCCGGCGAGCAGCGTCTGTTGCTCAAGGGCGGGCGCGGTGGGCGCGGCAACGCGCGTTTCGCCACCAGCACCAACCGCGCGCCGCGTCACGTTCAGCCGGGCACGCCCGGCGAGGAGCGCAGTCTGCGCCTGGAGCTCAAGCTGCTGGCCGACGTGGGTCTGGTGGGGCTGCCCAATGCCGGCAAATCGACCCTCATTTCGGCGGTGTCCGCGGCGCGGCCGAAAATCGCCGACTACCCCTTCACCACCCTGGTGCCCAATCTCGGCGTGGTCGCCTACGGCGGCTTCAAGAGCTTCGTCATGGCCGACATTCCCGGTCTCATCGAGGGCGCGGCGGAAGGTCACGGCCTGGGCACGCGCTTTCTGCGCCACGTGGAGCGCACCGATCTGATCCTGCATCTGCTGGATCTGCTCACCCCCGAGGAGCAGACGCCCGAGGGGCATTTCGACCTGATCAATCGCGAGTTGGCGCGCTACAGTCCTGAGCTGGCGCAAAAACCGCAAATGGTGGTTCTGACCAAGATCGACGTGACCGAGGTGCGCGCTTTGCTGCCCCGCTATCTCGCCTATTTTCGCGAGCGCGGCCTGCCGGTGTTCGCCGTTTCCGCGGTGAGCGGCGAGGGGATCGCGCAGTTGGTGGCGGCGGTGGGCGCCGAGTTGGAAGAGCGCCGTCGCGCCCTCGCGGAAGCCGCCGGGGACGCCTTGCTTGACTCGGACCCGCCGCACGGCTAA